Proteins encoded in a region of the Marinobacter arenosus genome:
- a CDS encoding (2Fe-2S)-binding protein, which yields MATLTINGKKHELDVPDNMPLLWVIRDVVGMKGTKFGCGMAQCGACTVHLNGTAIRSCVTPVSAASGEITTIEAMADDPVGQKVQQAWLDLGVAQCGYCQGGQIMNATALLKQTPEPGTQEIIDAMAGNLCRCGTYNRILAAVERAAGKEVKS from the coding sequence ATGGCCACGCTTACGATCAACGGAAAGAAGCACGAACTCGACGTTCCGGACAACATGCCCCTGCTCTGGGTCATTCGCGATGTCGTCGGAATGAAAGGAACAAAATTTGGCTGCGGCATGGCGCAATGCGGCGCCTGCACGGTCCATCTCAATGGAACGGCGATTCGGTCCTGCGTCACACCAGTGTCGGCCGCCTCCGGAGAGATAACGACCATCGAAGCCATGGCGGATGATCCCGTCGGTCAGAAGGTCCAGCAGGCATGGCTGGACCTTGGCGTGGCCCAGTGCGGCTATTGCCAGGGTGGCCAGATCATGAACGCTACGGCCCTGCTCAAGCAGACCCCCGAACCGGGCACACAGGAAATCATTGATGCCATGGCCGGAAACCTGTGCCGCTGTGGCACCTACAACCGGATTCTCGCCGCGGTTGAACGGGCTGCCGGCAAGGAGGTGAAATCATGA